Proteins from a genomic interval of Deltaproteobacteria bacterium:
- a CDS encoding HlyD family secretion protein — MDGQTKETKKNNRMSYKKLRVQVPVLLIIAGIIFGLVWWRYWANFAYTEDAQIDADLILISSPLPAYIDQLYVDEGDPVKIGMPLVRVTLSNIITDKDLKSARSEANIQYVNAEKELKVLKSQMIDAQKNSQRIEAIYKKGGINAQSVLDAKTRYEVLREQYESQQITAGLQKDILDATYNRLSGIILKSPINGVVSERSANIGQNMGPGDPIFGLVDLDKVWIVANFKETHVGKIKAGQKVAISVDTYPGVNFKGTVLHVENATVGAYSVIPSENPSGTFIKIVQRIPVKIAVDTEGYVLRPGMSVEVKVRIRKFSWL, encoded by the coding sequence ATGGATGGTCAAACTAAAGAAACAAAAAAGAATAATAGGATGTCTTATAAAAAACTTCGGGTACAGGTGCCTGTTCTACTTATAATAGCAGGTATAATATTTGGGTTGGTGTGGTGGAGGTACTGGGCAAATTTTGCTTACACAGAGGATGCACAGATTGATGCGGACCTTATTTTAATAAGTTCTCCTCTTCCTGCTTATATTGATCAACTGTACGTTGATGAAGGTGATCCAGTAAAGATTGGTATGCCTCTTGTGCGGGTAACATTATCCAACATTATCACAGACAAGGATCTTAAATCAGCAAGGTCGGAGGCAAATATTCAATATGTTAATGCGGAAAAAGAACTTAAGGTACTTAAATCCCAGATGATAGATGCGCAGAAAAATTCGCAGAGGATTGAGGCGATATACAAAAAGGGCGGTATAAATGCGCAGTCCGTTCTTGACGCAAAAACCAGGTATGAGGTTTTAAGAGAGCAGTACGAATCTCAACAGATAACAGCCGGTCTTCAAAAAGACATACTCGATGCCACATATAACAGGCTTAGCGGTATTATCTTAAAAAGCCCTATAAATGGTGTAGTTTCAGAGAGAAGTGCAAACATAGGACAGAATATGGGACCAGGTGATCCCATTTTTGGGCTTGTTGATTTGGATAAGGTCTGGATAGTTGCTAATTTTAAAGAGACGCATGTCGGTAAAATTAAAGCAGGGCAGAAAGTAGCTATATCCGTAGACACGTATCCGGGCGTTAATTTTAAAGGTACTGTCTTACATGTAGAAAACGCTACGGTGGGCGCATATTCCGTAATACCTTCAGAAAATCCATCAGGAACATTTATAAAGATTGTTCAAAGAATACCTGTAAAGATTGCGGTTGACACGGAAGGCTATGTCTTAAGACCCGGCATGTCTGTTGAAGTTAAAGTACGTATAAGGAAGTTTAGCTGGTTATGA
- a CDS encoding DHA2 family efflux MFS transporter permease subunit, whose protein sequence is MEDNTNHNDASYKWWVLAIVMIGSFMGVMDNSVVNVALPHFMVAFGVNTEQVEWVVTAYMLAFAILMPLATWLRNLLGLKVAFLLELMIFVIGSFLCSLSWSLESLIAFRLLQAVGAGDIMPTGMTMIAEVFPKEERGLALGIWGAGVTAAPAVGPTLGGYLLDHVSWHALFYINIPIGVLAFFWGLTILKSSKGDINVLKSFDFIGFITFGLFLGTLLVALEKGQEKGWSSGYILSLFIVSYFSLWIFIATEFIVKKPIIDLRIFKNYNFVMSNILGVIRSIALFGTVFLMPLFFQNLMSYSATLTGILLIPQALAVPFAMPLAGKLTDKIGPKIPILFGVLLTSYSLFYFSSLSIISSYGFIVIGLVMRGFGIGFLMAPLTSTAVNSLPKEQINLGSGVLNVIMQVGGSLGIATLGTILESRGDFYMSTYAGHLSFTYPYTKQLLNRIAYYTINRGATLYNASIASRGSFIAYLHLWAQSNAFDDAFLIAGLFVLAGIIPALLLRNIIYRKKNKKTEEEIEFIEM, encoded by the coding sequence ATGGAAGATAATACCAATCATAATGATGCATCCTACAAGTGGTGGGTGCTTGCAATAGTAATGATAGGCAGCTTCATGGGTGTGATGGATAACTCTGTCGTTAATGTTGCCCTGCCGCATTTCATGGTCGCATTCGGAGTAAACACAGAGCAGGTTGAATGGGTTGTTACGGCTTATATGCTTGCATTTGCAATACTTATGCCGCTTGCAACATGGTTAAGGAATTTGCTTGGATTAAAGGTCGCATTTTTGCTCGAGCTGATGATATTTGTGATAGGTTCATTCTTGTGCAGCTTGTCATGGAGTCTTGAATCGTTGATAGCTTTCAGACTCCTCCAGGCTGTTGGAGCAGGTGATATAATGCCTACAGGTATGACAATGATTGCAGAGGTTTTCCCAAAAGAGGAAAGAGGACTTGCACTTGGTATATGGGGAGCAGGTGTAACAGCGGCCCCTGCAGTAGGTCCAACACTTGGCGGATATTTGCTCGATCATGTGAGCTGGCATGCACTATTTTATATAAACATTCCTATAGGTGTGCTTGCGTTTTTCTGGGGTTTAACAATCCTTAAGTCGTCAAAAGGTGATATCAATGTTCTTAAGAGTTTTGATTTTATCGGATTTATTACCTTTGGGCTGTTCCTTGGCACATTACTTGTCGCGCTTGAAAAGGGACAGGAAAAAGGCTGGTCATCCGGTTATATTCTATCATTATTTATAGTATCTTACTTCTCTCTCTGGATATTTATCGCTACAGAATTTATTGTAAAAAAACCAATCATAGATCTCAGAATATTTAAGAATTATAATTTCGTTATGTCTAATATACTTGGTGTAATAAGATCTATTGCCTTGTTTGGTACCGTTTTCTTGATGCCGTTGTTCTTCCAGAACCTGATGAGTTATTCCGCCACATTAACCGGCATATTACTTATTCCACAAGCATTAGCAGTCCCTTTTGCTATGCCCTTGGCGGGAAAACTGACCGATAAGATAGGACCAAAGATACCTATCTTGTTCGGCGTTTTGTTAACATCATATTCGTTGTTTTATTTTTCATCCTTATCCATAATCTCAAGTTACGGCTTTATAGTTATTGGATTGGTTATGCGGGGTTTTGGTATAGGTTTTTTAATGGCACCTCTTACAAGTACTGCCGTAAATTCACTTCCTAAAGAGCAAATAAATCTTGGCTCAGGAGTATTGAATGTTATTATGCAGGTTGGAGGTTCTCTTGGTATTGCTACGTTAGGAACAATACTAGAGAGCAGGGGAGATTTCTACATGTCAACTTACGCGGGACACCTGAGTTTTACTTATCCATATACAAAGCAGCTATTGAATAGGATTGCATATTATACTATCAATAGAGGTGCTACTTTATATAATGCCTCGATCGCATCAAGAGGCTCGTTTATTGCATATCTGCATCTATGGGCTCAATCCAATGCATTTGATGATGCCTTTTTGATAGCCGGCTTATTTGTTTTAGCAGGTATTATACCGGCACTTCTACTTCGAAATATTATTTATAGGAAAAAAAATAAAAAAACTGAAGAAGAGATTGAATTTATAGAAATGTAA